Genomic DNA from Zonotrichia albicollis isolate bZonAlb1 chromosome 12, bZonAlb1.hap1, whole genome shotgun sequence:
AGACCTCACATTATTATCTCCAAAGAGCTACTGAGAATCCTGTCTTAGCTGGCATGTGGCAAAATAAACCATTTACGTTTGATGGAGATCAAAAAATGAAACCAGGAGAAGTTGATTCAGCCATACTTACTTTCCTCACAATAGGCTGCTGTCCGTCTATACAGCCGTACCACGCTACTAGTTTGTTCCAGGCTTCGGTGGGCACCAGCACGTAATCCAGCTCATCAATGAGGTGTTCTTTCAAACTTTGAGTTTGCGGATCTAAAAGAGAGACAgacagcagagagcagggcatCAATCAGCGCCTTTTCCTCTCCAGAGGCACACACGTAGCGCCGGGACACGGAGGAACAGCGGCGCTCCGGGGAGGCAGAGCCCGGCCGGTCCCCTCAGGGCCAGGGCGGTGCGACCGCGCGCCCCCTGCAGCGCCCGGCTCCGAAAGCGAAAGCGGCGCGGGGAAGTTGCCGGccgagccccggccccgctgcccgcAGCACTCACCGCCGAACAGGCCCGAGTTGTCGATGGGCCCCGGGAACAGGCCCGCGTTGTCGACGGGGCCCGGGAAGAGGTTGGGATCGCCGGCGCCGAACATGTCCCAGGTATCGAAGCCCACGTACTTCTTCCATTGCTTGAACCACCGGCTCTCCACCAGGTACCTGCAACACACAGCACCGCCCGGCGCGGCCCCTCAGCGGCGGCGCGGCTCGGCCCGCAGGCCCCGCCGCCCGCAGGGGAGGGGGacggggagggaggggaggcgCGGGTGTGCTCACCAGGACTCGCCGGGCCGGAGGGCCGTGGCCAGGAGCGGCCCCAGCTCGGCCCGCTGCTCCGCCGGGTCCGGCCGGGTCCGTTCCccgccggccgcggccgccgccatGTCCGTGCGCGAGACCCGGCACGGGCGGAGGTCGGAGCGCGCGCGAGCGCGCGGGCGGGCACGCGCTGGGCGAGTGGGAGGGacccgccccgcccgcgcgcGCTCCGTGACGGGGTGGGCGGGGCCGCGCGCGCTATGGCGGCGGCCGCCATCTTGCGGCGGCACCGTGAGGGCGCTTGGGAAGGGCGGGGTGTGCGCTGAGCGCTCGtacgggggctgcagggggagccCGGGGAGCAGGAGCACTGCCCGCGGGGATAGACCTCGTCCCCGAGGGAGCTTCGTGGTCGAGAGGGCTCCCTCGCCAGCCTCTTTGAGTGCTCAGATAAGAACACTTGTGCGAACACTGTGCTCCCTTCCGCCTccgcagcagcaccagcccagccctccccaaagCTGCCCAGGGTGGCTCCTGCCACCCCCTTGCTCTGGGCTCCAGGCACCGTGTGCTTCACTTTCTCAGCAAGAATCTCCTCCCTGAATTATGGCTCAGTGGAGATCGAACCCAAGCTTTAGTTCTTCATATAAAgagtttatttttctctctctctctgtcaaAACTGGTGGCAGACCCATTGCGTTGGACTGTGGTTTCGGTTTTAGACGCTCCATTTTCTGACGTGGGGCACACTGGTGAGGGCGTTGCACTGCAAATTGTTAGGGGAATAAACGGGACAACGGGTGTGTGTGACTGACTGGGGCATGTCTGAGGAGAGAACTGCTCCAGGAGATTCAGGCATTGATCCCTCCAGTACCGTGTCGGGTCCTTGAGAAGGAGGGCTCTTGGGTAGAATTCAAAAAATCTGCCTTAAACGGATGCACCAAAGAAATCACTTTACCTTATGTGAAAAAAAGGCGGGGGTGCTGTGactgcctgtgccaggagcctTCTGGCAGcgccatgggcaggtgggctctgccagcctggcactgctgcagcaacCAGGGTAACGTGATAAAAGCCTTTTATCTTCCTGACAGCAGAGCAATTCCATTCAGTTAACGCTGAAAGAACCATTTTCTCCTTCCAGTAAGAGTTGAGTGTTGTTACTTCAGTTTTTCTCAGAGGGCAGGGCCCCTTCAGGCTCTAACACACCCTATTATGGCAAGGCTGggtgtgtttttaaaatgagtcaGCTATTCTGAGATAGTGCTTGGTGGCTGACCTCACTCTGCTAATGAATTACTGACTCCTCATAGAAAGTGTGGTAAACAATTAAATGGTTTAATTCAGGGCTTTCTGATTCAGTGCAAGAAAATTACATTGTTCCAGTTTCACTGTAGACAGAGATGTCTGTGTTCTCCTCGCTCCTCAAGCACTTTCCTTTCAGCCATGGATTTCTGCCCCCATCTCCAGCTCATCCCAATGGGTATGAAAGTGGCACTGACAGCAGCAAAGCCCCCTCAAGTACCACAGGACTGAGGCAGGTGTTCCCAGCCTGCCTTGTGGTGGCAATGATCAAACACAGTGACTGAAAGCTGCCgaggagaaagggaatttaAATAGCTGAAAGAACCTTGCACAGGCTGAGTAAGAAAGGTCTCAGACTCAGGCTGATGGCACTTTTGTTGAGTAGACACTTCTGAACACATCTCATCAGCCAGGATTTCAGCAGATAGCCCAGGGTTTGGTGGGCAGAACACTAGGGAATCTGGGTGAGGGAGAAAGGGCCAGGAAGGATAATTTTTCATGGAACTAGTTAACACTCCTGACACCTTCAAATATTTGAACTTGTTTAAGAATTTAAGAAGTTGGCTGCAACTATCAGCAGCTAAAGGGGGGAAGAATCACTGGGAGGGAAGACAAGTAGGGGACAAACACTTTCTGTGAAGGAGAGAATATATGAAACTTTGATGTGCAGAAGAATGGAAAAACAGGAACGCTAACAGAGGGATTAAGTGTTTGCAATTAAAGTGTAGTGTAGGAGTGTATATGTGACAGACAGGAGATGTTGAAAGAACAACTTCCTCAAGCCACAGAAGCAGCCAATTGTGCTAAAGTAGTATTTATTTTAAGGTTGCCCTCTGAGTCAGTCTGTTTCTTTCTGGAATTACAGAAATAGAACTGGGCTGATTTATAATACCTGAAGAATTGCCTGGGATTCTTCATGGGATTCATCCTCAGTACAGAGCTGCTACCTGTGGTGAAGTGTTCACCTCCGCTCATCACAGCACCAGCCAAGGTTTGGGGTGAGATCCTGTGTGGGGACCGTGCtgcactgtccctgtcactgccaggcagctccagccagtccctctgtgctgcagcctaCTGGACCCCAGAGCCAGCTGTTCCAGGGAATGCTGAAATGAGACAGGGAATAACAAGGCTGGGCAGCTTTCAGCCACGCTGCAGAGTTCCTGCTGGTGTGCTTACACTGGGATTGTTCATCTTCCTGCTGGCATGGCTTAGTTTTGTCCTGGAATCGTGTCACTGTGCTGCTTCTGGCACGGCTGGAGCTGTTGCTTTGTTGTTCTGctagcacagccccagcagtcAGAAGGTAAATAAATCCCCATAGGTGCAGAACAAGCACAGTGCAAGGTGCAAGAGACCTTTATGGCAtgatgcagctgcagcaggtgttgggctctgctccctgtgggccttggccagagccagagcctggtTAGGGACAGAGGAGGCCCCACTCAAACGCTCGAGTTCAGTGAGTCAGGAATGAGGAAGTGCCACAGCTCACGTTGAGAAAGATTTTCAGTGCCCTAGgtttctgctgctcctgatCCCCTGTACTTTCCACCTATTTCAACATCTTGCATTTATGAAGGAAGTAGAACTAACTGAAAAAATAATCCCCTACACCATGCATCATCTGCTGCAAAGCTACAATAGCTGCTGAAAACATCCTGTTTTTTTCTATGAAGCTGTTCTGGGATTTAAGAAATCCCCTGGTGAGGATTGTGCAATCCGAGTTCAAAGCTCGATGACTCAGGGGTAGCAGCAAGCAGGGTGGTGCTGGTTGCAAGGTTTACCCAGTCTCTCCTCAATCTTGAGGGATCCTTAGATATAGGTACAGTAACAAAGCAACTGTGAGTTTGTGAAGTGAAAAGCtacaaacaaggaaaaaaactctACCAAACCCTCAAATCCTGAGTGTTTTTATTATGAAAACAGTGCATGAATGCTTGAAAGCATTATGCCTTCCCTTGAAGAGCCCAAGTTTTTAGTCAGGGTTAGGATTCCTCAGTCCCACACCAAGTTTATGCACAGTGCTACAAGGCCTTGTGAGGAGTGGCTTGCAATGAAAATATGCTCACAGAGCAATTGGAGGAGTGAACATTTTCCTATAGAAGGAGTTGAGCTACTGGGCAGTAGGATGGCAGGTGAAATTTGGCAGAGGTTCATGATTTCCAGTGGGAAACCAATCATAATTCCAGTCATTTAGCAGCAGCCTGTAAAACCAGGATTGCTGAGCAGGGCCAATATGTCAGAATTATTactgaatcatagaatcattaagattaggaaagacctccaagatcattggCTTCAGTTGTACCAACCTCTCATTAAGTACTTCTCAGCTCCATGGTTGCCAGGAGTCAAAAAACTGTTATGGAAGAAgtgaaaaggaaatatttcctgGCAGACCTGCACTTGGGAGTGTCACATGCAAttcctgtgcccaaaggaaaCAAGGACACACTGAGGCAGGGCACAGTTCCCATGGGCCAGGTGGTTGATTGGGGTGGTATTGCACTGGGAACATGAACAAACTGGTTTGTCACATGATTCCCTGCATGGCGCTTCAGTCTCATGGGGGACTGGGCAAGCACGTgaggatctgtgctgggccaCCACCGACACAAAGTGGTGGGGccagtgaggggacagtggcTCTGTCCAGTAGGGCCAGTGAGGGGGCAGTGGCTCTGGGACAAGGGGAGGGACAGTGGGTGCTGCTCCTGGTCTAGGTCCCCCCAAGCTGCAGAATCGCTCATCTCCCTGCCCTAGCAGTTATCAGCCTGTTGTGACCTGTTGCTGGTAGCCACACTGGGGATTCAGCCAGTGTAAAATCACCCCCTGGCCACATGCCAGGGTGTTCCCTCTGCACGGAAGCCTTAAGGGAGGCCCAGTGAGCACTGGGGCAAGGTCTGTTTGTTCCCCACCACCCTCCCAGGCTTGTTACACGTGGGGCAGGACATGGTACTGATTCACAGCTTGCAGAGCTCATGCCCTCAGTTTAGTTCAGCCTGACTGCACGGCCGTGCTCGAgtgctccaggtgagcacccacAAGGGCTGAGGAACAGGTAACACACCCACCACGTTTTACCCAACTCACACAGATTTATCAAGCCACAGCCTTAAAGAAACTACACAATTTTTATTCAGAGAATCACAGTGAACTACTGAAACTCACAGCTGCTTGCCCTGGCATACCTTCCCAAACATTCCCGTGCAACTTTTGAAAACATCAGGCACACTTCAAGGATTTGGAAGATGCACCATCATAAGCAAAATCTGCACGAGACATTGGGATTTCTGCCAAAGCAGCGGGTCCCTGCAAGAAAAACAGCCAACAGCAAGGGCAAAGGGCAGAGAACTTTCTAGTCAACCTTCTGCAGAAGCATCTCAATGTCGTCCTGGATCTTGATGGTTTCGAAATGCCGGCTGTAGCGTTTGAAGGGCATGCCGTCGGGGCGAATGAGGAACTTCTCGAAGTTCCAGGCGATGTCATTGCGGCACACCGGGGACCAGATGATGTACTGCGGGTTGGTCATCAGCGACGAGGGGTCGTCGTGCGGGAAGGGCAGCGCCTCTTTCAGGAAGGTGAACAGAGGGTGCGCGTCCTTCCCGTTCACGTCGCACTTCTCGAACATCATGAAATTGGGCTTGAAGCCGTTGCCAGGACGAACGTGCTCGAGCATGGGAAGGATTTCTTCGTTGGTGCAGTTTTCCTAAGGAAACAAAGGTAAAATCGTGCCGAGAACGGCCCGTGAGAGCCCGGCCCGGGGGACGGCTCCCCTCCGCTCCCCTCCGCTCCCCGGCCCCGCCACCCGCCCTACCTGGTGACCGAACTGGTTGCAGGGGAAGCCGAGGACCTGGAGCCCGCGGGGACCGAAGCGCTGCTGCAGCTCGTTGAGCTGCTGGTAATCGCGCTTGGTCGTGCCTCAGAGCGACGCCACATTGACCACCAGCAGCACCTTGCCGTTCAGCGAGCCCAGCGACAGCGGCTCCGCCGCGCCCAGGGGCTTCGCCgacagctcctccagcctggccacACGCCCGCCCGCTCCTGCCGCCGCCATGGTGCGCAATGCTGAGGGAGCGGCTCCGCTCCCGCCGCTGCCTCGCtccgcccgccccggccccgccccgagCCGCCCCCGAGCGCTGCCCCGCCCGGACATCGCCCCCGCGCCGCCCGGGCTCGGCGGGGCCTGCGCTGAGgggctcgggggcctgtgatcAGTGAAATGCGCAGAGCGGGGTGGCTTTAAACCCACAGCTAACAGGGTAGGGTCACCGATCCTCCGAAACGCtgtggaaaagcagcaaaacacagaatgGTCCCGGGAGTTGCAGCCTTCGTAGTGACAGGCGACCCGCACAGTGGTGGCACCAAGGCTGCAGCATTCTTCGAGAACACCGCTGCCAGTGAGCGTGGCCTTGGGGAGAGAAACACCTGCAGTTTGTGCTTCAGGAATGGGAaagatgaaagtttgacaagaaagtctcacaaaTATggatgcttggcagaaagatttttgaatgtagaatctgaagaaggaacggaattgaaagcaagttttgatatagaaggaaataattgctgagccagtcttactgggtaaccaaggaggcaaagggtgtgttagttagaaggggtttttatggcttagagcaaaggataaacccacctcaaacaagaaggtgtttttaccaagcagaaagacagcacaggcaaacaagactgccgatgttgcaagtagaaaaaaggcctcagaattttccactgcaagaaaactgaaaaacaacttctagcttaaactgtaactGTAACGTACTAACATTTAGTGATTGgtgaacagtaacatgaatatggtgaTTTTAGTAGctatgataggctataggtaaaaattaaggtatagattggtccTTCTGTTTTAAggtgctcagcaaagaaaagtctataatgcattgtaaccaaaaccaaagggtctccaggcctgcctgcagctggagctgacagctgtaggcacaggctctgtcacccacagtTCTGGGCTGCTGTAACATCTTGGATCTAACAAACTACATTATGAAGAGCtacctggagtcccacatccctcattacAGCTCTTACAGAAGAACAGGAGGAGCACAAGAAAGAAGGGCAACAAATTCCCTTCTCCAGAGTCCTATAATTTTTCCACTTATTTGAGGGTGGTAAAGTCTACACACAGGATTACAGCTGGTATATCCTCACTAGATAAAGAGAAGTAAGCTCCTTTCTCAATTTCAGGGGTTGCTTTTTCCCATCCTTGCCTTTTCCATTTCTTGCCTAACTGCTTCAGTCTGTTTGCAGGAGTGTTATGCCATGCAGTATTGATTGCTCAGTTCCCCACAGACTGAAGGCAGCCCTAAGTGAGCTGGGCTGTTTCTTGTGCTCACACCAAGCAAGTGGCCCAGCTGTCCCTCCCAGGTCTTTGTGAGCCACTGCCCTCCCCCAGAGCACCCTGTGAAGAGGCAGGTCGGGGTCAGGCCTCGTGTCCATTCCATGGGTTGGACCAACAGGGACagtggagcagcacagcccagcaggaacAAAGAGCCAGGGCCTCAGCTCCagtgcagctcccaggggaAGCAGGGAGCCCCTGCTGAGCCTCCTGCCTGCATCTGTGCCAAGCGAGCTCCTTTCACAACAGCCCAAGGTCAGACAGCTGCTTATCAGCGCTGGCCAGCAGCCAAGGCAGCCGGGGCCCCCACGCGGGGGATGCGCTCAGCCCGCCCCGCTGTCTGCTCTCTTTTGTGCTTGGGAGCAGGGACTTGTCACGAAATGCCAGCTGTCACCAACAGGCACCACACAATGTGCCTCTCTGCTCTGGGTGCCCAGGTGACTGCAGGATCTGGGGGGCTGCTTTGAGCTGCTCTTGGCACCTGCCCCAGCGACTGGGAACTGGAATTATTCCAGTTCCCAGCTGTGGCAAGTTTTGGGGACTTTCCTGATTATCTTGCATCTTTGGGGACCCGCAGTGTGTTGCAGCAGTGATGGCAGGAGCCATGTCAAGTGTCCTGAGAGAGATTAGTGCTGAAAAATGGCTgatgagcagaggcacatgATCCATGTTTGCTCTTGAAAAAAATGACAGTTGCAGTCACCACAGACTCCTCCTCGCCCACCCTGGGCATAGCGAGCCACAGCTCTGAACAAGAGGAATTTCCCTTCACAGTGACCTTTACGGTGGGGCCACATCTCTGCTGCCACTTTTGACCTCAGACTGGCACCTTCACTTTTTTGTCTGGTCCCACGGAATTACTCTGAAGTGGAGGAGTTTACTTCTGGGGCCCTGCCCTTTCCAGAGAAGCTCAGGTTAGGGCTTTCCCTTCCTTGATGAGCGAGTTTAAGGGTACGGAATGAACTTCCTTGTTGGCTCAGAGCTATGGCCTGTGCCTGGACACATTCTGTGCAGCCTCCTCAGCTGGGATCCAGAGGAGTGCCAGAATCTCCAGGGGGACCAGATGGGTTCAGGGGACCCCTTTTGGGCTGTGTGACAAGTGACAGTTGTCCTACACGGTCAAAAAATTACTGTTCAACAGCAACAGCAGCGAGTAATCACAAAGGCCACACCTTCTGGCCTCCTGCTTACATCATGTCCCCACTCCCGGTGGGGAactccctcccctgcccagggggctggCACTTGGCTCCTGGCTTGGCTTTTCCCCTGCCTCTTCTATAGCTCCTTGCCTGCCTGGATCACTCTCCATTAATGCTGAGCTCTCATTCCCCAGGTCAGGTctggccatctgtgtcctcagCTCAGTTTCATCCAGAGCAAATGTGGCTTCACATTTGTCCAGAGGTGACAGATGTGGCAGAAAGCCagagggagccaggctgccagccCTCAAAGGCAGGAAAGCTGACTGATAACTAAGATGATGGTGTAAGTCAGCAAAAGCTTGGTCACACTGGGCTAACAGTCACTGCTGGGGTGaaaaagagcagcagacacaCAGCCACAGGCTTTGAGGAACAGGCAACCTGACTCCAAACCCCTGTAAGAATTGTTCTGTAACTGTGGCCACAGCAGACTGCAACCCCACGTCCCTCCAAGACTGAAAACCCCCAGATTTGCTTAACTGCAACAACCCCCCCAGAAAAGGGAACTGCAAATGAGCCACTAAACTTATCAACAGGCCAGCAAATTAAATCCTCCCTGGCAGCCCCACGGCCACAGCTGAGAACTTCCTGCTCTGTTCAACCCAGTCACCCTGCAGGGGGAGGACAAACAcccaggagaggaaggagggagggggggGTGGGTGAGACACTGGGGCTGTCAGACAATTCACTCTGGGTGTCTGTGGCAGaagaggaaggacaaggaccaGAGGTACAGGGCATTGCTACGGCTGGGTCTGCTTCTCctttgctgcaggaaaagcaatCAGGAATtgatcaaaaaaagaaaaaaaagtgacacAGGTGTTCTGTGTGCCATTATGGGATGCAGCCAGGTGCTCAGACATGGACTCCCTCCTACCCAGCCCAGCAAGGAGGCtctcagctcagcagcagctgctgttcatACCAGTGTGAGCATGGAGATGCCCACTGCTGTTCATACCAGTGTGAGCATGGAGATGCCCACTGCTGTTCCCTGGCCTTtcctccccaggagcagcacaatCCTCTCTCCAGCATGggtgcagcacagggcccacaCCGTGAGCCCAGGCCTCCCTCATGCAATGCCATGGCAAACACCCTGCCTCGTGCAACCTCTGCCACTGCTCCAgtgcagcccagctgctgcaaaCCATTGCATGCTCCCACAGCAACACTGCACCtgctcctcccttcctcctgcacagcctcctcctgctgctctagTCCCATGCTCAGGACTGACAAACCCAACTCAAGTGATGCACTCCCATCTTTTGGTATCAAAAGCTCCTGGGAAGCTTTGCCGCTCCCTGTGGGGGCCAGGTGAGATACTGCAACTCGGCTCTGCTGCAGTGTTTGGAAAGCACCACAAGCAGCAGATGGGTGTCCCTTgctgggaaataaaaataagtattAAAGCACTTGCAACTGCTCAGCAAATTCTCTCTCAGCTTTATCAAAAATGCTATTTCTAATTCAGGCTGTCAGATGCTGGGACAAAAACCCAGAGTGAGGAATACAGACACCAGGATACAGGGAGCTTAGAAAACTGCCTTTATTCTATTAGTTcttggaaaaatgaaaatacagaaagagTTTAGTTGGCTGCAGAACAGCAAGAAGTTCACAGGTTAGGAGTCTGATCACTACATGGTAACCAAACTTACAcaaaaagtttcttttttttttaagttttgaaACTGGGTCCAGCAATGAATTTAAGGCAACTGAACAGTTCAGAAGCTTTGAGTGTGAGCAGGCTGTCTTTTCTCATCCCTACAGCACGTTATGAAAAAAACTTCTCCTGGGTGTGCAGACCACTCGTATCATTCAAATGGGTCAGACTCTTACAAATGAACAGGGGAAGAGGATCAGCTGCTTTCCACCGGactttattttcaaatacagTTTCTTAAAAAACCCAGAACACCTTAACGCAGAGGTTACAAGTAACAGTATTAGGAAATCCAATTATACAAAAAATACTACATCTAAGCTGGGGTAAATAGATTTATTTTTGGTAACATACATTTAAACTGGCACTAATTACACAGTAACTAAAAGGTAACTAACATGAAACCACAGAACCCTCACTTTTCCTTAGCTGAATGGGACTTGGTCATTTCAGAGTGATCACATTTCCAAATTAATGTTTTACACCAAGCCATGAAAATCAGATCTTCCTAAATGTGATAGCACTGAAGCTACTCTTGATTCCATACAGCCATGTAACGGTTGTACTCAATTAGAATAGGACGTTAGTTATAAAGTAGTTACAGACCAATCCTCTGTGCTGACAGCTTTTTGTCTTTATAGAGACAAGAAAGAAGATAGAGAATTGTCTTCAATTAGCGCCTGGCATATCCTGTGAGTGCAGAAAAGGTTTGTTAGAGGAATGTTGAGGTTAACCTTGGGTGCACAGATGAATTTGATGCAGATTGTTATAAAAATCATGGTTGGCTTCTAAATACTGGTAGCAAGATGACTCGATTTTTAAATCTCTTAAGTAAATTATAGATAATGAAAAAGGCCAGTAATCATACACTAAGATTAATAAACAGCACTTCAAAATTACTCAAGTGCAGGGTGCTGCTTTGGCCATCTTCCTCTGGCCACGCTTTATAAGAGAAGGCACCCGGACTTTTTCTTGCCACGCCGGGCTTGCAAAGCAGCTCTAGTGGCCATTTCAAACACCTCCCTGACACCGTCTTTGGTCTTTGCCGAACACTCCATGTACCCGAATGCACCAATGCGGTTTGCCATGTCCCGGCCCTCCTCGGGTTTCACAGGCTCCTGCAACAGCACAAAAGCAGCAGGTGAGGACAGCCCAAAGCCACACTGCTCCTCCCCCTCCCACCCAGCTTCCCAACAAATGCAAAGAATTTCTGGATTAAGCACACATAATGAACTGGTTAGTTAAAAATCCAATGCCAGAGGACACGATCAGTTTTCTGATATCTCTGAGCTTGAAAGCTGCAAGCCTTATTAAAACAAGCAAGTGACTGCCTATTTCTGATGAAGCATTTATGCAATTCTTTGCCACCACTGTAAAAAAGCCTATGAACAAATCCCCAAATCAATGCCTCAGTCTTTGTATACAGGTGTTGATCAGACAGCCCACAGAAACCAGCAGCCAGCTGTGGGTGCCTGTTTAATGCTCTGCTGCAACCACCACACGCTTCTGTGTAATACAGCATTTATTGTAAGGCTCTGGAAGGAACCTGCCTGCTTCATTTTGGCCAGCTCTCGTCTTGTGTGCTCGTCATTCCTCAGGTCCTTCTTGTTTCCTACCAAGATGATAGGCACGTTGGGGCAGAAATGCTTCACCTCCGGGGTCCACTTCTCTGGGAtgttttctgaagaaaataaattgagGCGTGActgtaaaaaaaatcccacttctgaggagagttttattttaaagcttttacACTTGGATTGAGTCGTTGTAACTTGATAATCCACACTGATGCCcttttttctgctcttcatAAGGAAGCAAATAGAGCTGTTCTGGTGTTACCAAAAAAGACAAGCCTGTGTGTGGTAATTTGAAGGCTGAAGGACATGTAACATTTTGGCTTCTCTCAGCAGCTACCTGACAAGGGTTAGCACAAGAGACTTAAAGAACAGCATGCAGACTTCTGGACTGGAAAGTTATGGAATATTTTGCTTCAAGAGAAACATTTTATTTATCTCCAGAAGCTAGAGGTGGGCACAATAATGAAGCCTAAGTTTTAACCTCACTTCTTTTCCTAAAGCAACACAAAACAACCCCTCTCAGTTCTCCCCTTACTGCAGAGCTGTTCAACACACTAATTACACAtacacagaaacaaaggcttAGGGTAAGTAATTTTCAATCTGCCATTTCTCCCTACATGCAGCAAATGAATTTGTTCTCATATACAAGCAACCTCCTCCTCACATCGCTACGTGACTTTAGTTTTTTAGTGAAAGGAGGACTTGGGGgcttttgaaagcaaaaccttGACAAGTTCTGTACAGCAGGAAGTGCTGAACAGCCTAAAacatctggctgtgctttcaTAAGCTCTTAGACATTTGAGATTCACCAGTGGATGTACCTGCAGGCTGCATAACCACTTTTTATCTTCATGAAATTCCATTCAGCTTTTGAAGAGACATTCACTATTATGTAATATGGCATATTTTCTTGCTTGAAGGAACAACTTAAACAAGGGTTTTGAAGCCAGTTTTTGCACTACAGCCAAAATACCAATtctgcagctgcacctggaGTGCTCAGGTGTGCTGGCCTCGAGATGCTGCACACCTGAAAAACTGCCTGGCAGTTCACTGCTCCCAGGGACCCTGGCACCCAGACACTGGTGGGCAggaagggaggagagggaagagaaTTGTTACAATCTGGGCAAACACAGAgtgagtgctgctgcagctctcagtgTTGCTGCAGAATTCCCTAATGTCTGAAAACTACAAACTCAAAGCAGCAGCAATTCTGAAACTAGGAAAACCCCCCAAGGGAAAATGCATTCTACAGTGCAATTTCCAGGGGGAATACATTGATATAGCGAAGTGGTTCTGATTTGAGATCTACTTACCTAAACTATCAGGACTATCAATTGAAAAACACATAAGTATAACATCGGTATCTGGATAAGAAAGCGGTCTAAGTCGATCGTAGTCTTCCTGTCCTGCTGTATCCCACAAAGCCAACTCAACCTGCAAAGTTAACATAAGGGGTTAGTCAGATCACCAGGAAAGTTCTGATTCAGAAGCCAGGAACACAACAGGAgtgaataaaatatttcagtcaGTACCACTCAAAAGGAGGAGACTGCAAGTTCTCCTTTGCCAGGAGAACTATTAGGAATTTTACATTCTGTAACTCCAAAAATCAACTTATTGCTGCTTATGAGTATTTTCTTTATACCT
This window encodes:
- the GPX1 gene encoding glutathione peroxidase 1, with translation MAAAGAGGRVARLEELSAKPLGAAEPLSLGSLNGKVLLVVNVASLUGTTKRDYQQLNELQQRFGPRGLQVLGFPCNQFGHQENCTNEEILPMLEHVRPGNGFKPNFMMFEKCDVNGKDAHPLFTFLKEALPFPHDDPSSLMTNPQYIIWSPVCRNDIAWNFEKFLIRPDGMPFKRYSRHFETIKIQDDIEMLLQKVD
- the RHOA gene encoding transforming protein RhoA, whose amino-acid sequence is MAAIRKKLVIVGDGACGKTCLLIVFSKDQFPEVYVPTVFENYVADIEVDGKQVELALWDTAGQEDYDRLRPLSYPDTDVILMCFSIDSPDSLENIPEKWTPEVKHFCPNVPIILVGNKKDLRNDEHTRRELAKMKQEPVKPEEGRDMANRIGAFGYMECSAKTKDGVREVFEMATRAALQARRGKKKSGCLLL